The window AGGACGACTGCCTGGAGCTAATTCAGCACCCGGTGGAGGACTTCCCGGATATCTATCCCACCCCTGTGGCCCATGCTATCCGTGACCTCACCGGCGGCCAGCCCTATTTTACCCAACTGCTTTGCCATGAATTGGTTGAGCAACTAAACCGGAAAAAAGCAAAGACCGTGCAGATGGATGACCTGCAAACCGTCCTGCCTGCCGTTTTTGAACGGGGCTATCAGGTCTTTCGGGAGTTTTGGCAAAGCCTGACAGACCCGCAACGGGCCTTGCTCCTTGCCGTGGCTGAAGCAAAAACTCCGAGCGAGGAGGCGATGCGGGCTGCGCCTGTCCTGGTGCGGAAAGAAATCCTCGCCCAGCAAAACGGGGGCTGGTACTTTCGGGTGCCGCTCATTTACCGTTGGCTGCTGGAAGAGCAGGGTGGCTTGTCGTAATTACAGGAAACTCTGCGCTTCCCAGGATTCTTTCAGCGTGGTAAGATACCTGTATTGTATGAATAGATACCGGGGCCTAATGTGAGAATTGCAGAATCTCACTCCAGGTCCGATCATAATAGAGGACACGAACTACATGGAAAAGATGCAAAAGCCCCAGAAAATGTCATTGGGAAAAATTCTTCCTTTAGTTGAATCTCTGCCGCAGGCTGATAAATTGCACCTTATGCAATCCTTACTCACGCAACTTGCGTGGGATCAAGGGATATCCCGGCTAGTACAGGAAAAAATTGAGAATGGACGAGGTCGGAGCATGGCAGCAGTCCTCCAGCGCATGGCGGACAGGGGGGCTTTGTCGCATATTGATGATCCGGCAGCTTGGCAGCGGGAAATTCGAAAAGATCGTCCGTTACCGGGCAGGGAGTAAGCTATGCTGCTGGACAGCAACGCGATCATTTACTCGGTCAAACCTGAGTTTGACACACTGCGCCGTTTTATAGCGGAGCAAAATCCATCGGTTTCGGCGATCAGTTACGTGGAAGTGCTCGGGTATCATCAACTGACGGAACCGGATAAGGATGACTTTGTTGAATTTTTCGACACGGCACGGATCGTTCCTGTTACTCAATCTGTACTGATCCAGGCGGTGGCATTACGACAGCAGCGCAAAATGTCTTTGGGGGATGCAATCATTGCGGCAACTGCACTTCTGAACGAGTTAACTTTGGTGACGGCTAATGTCAGCGATTTTCGTTGGGTTGAAGACATCAAACTGATGAACCCCCTGACAGAACTTTAACGTAACCGTTCAGACCCCTCTCATTGCTTAAATTCGGCCAGGAATTCTCTGTATATTGGCAAAAGGTCCGTGGGTATCCCTCGCGAGCCTTGTAAATTACATCCATCAACTCGGTGAGCACCGCATGGGCCTCGGTGCCGAATGTGCGGGGATCATCGCTCAGGCTCTGTTTCAAACCTTTTGTCTTGCCTGGAATTTAACGCGGCATGCGGCCCTACCTCAGAAGATCGGACAGGGCAAGGACCAGATTCCGGCAGGCGGCAAACTGGCCATCAGTGAATTTTTCCGTGGGGAAATATTCTCCCAAAAGGAGATTGTCAGGATGCAATTGGCGACGCACCGGCGCCTTCATATCAGGAAAGCCACTTGCTGCGGCCTGGAGGGAGATGGGCATGCCATCCCGATCTGTTAAGGCCATCATCATGAAGAAACTATAGGGATGATGGTCAATTGAGAGGGTGAGGGAGACCCCGGTGGCATTATTCTGGCTTGTGAGCTTTCTGCGAGCAGATTGGTGCTCCATGATGATGGCCAGCTCATCTTGGGTCAGCAGCGGACAATTCCCGACCGCTGGGGTCAGGGCACGCAATGAGAGTTTATTGGCCTCTTGAGGATCCTTTGCCACGGTGTTTTTCAGGCGCTCGCAAAACGCTGGTAAGGCTGTTTCTATAATAAGCGGGGAAAAACGCCCGAGGAGAATATCCCAGTTTTCATTGCCGACCTCATGGCCTAATGTGTTGCGCATGCAGGTTTTTATCACCGGCGGCATGACCCGACTCATTATCTTCACCTGTACCCTTTCCAACCCTTGCGTACAGTTTGCTCCCTCCTCGTTGAGTTCCTCCTGGAGATTACGCCCTCTCCTTGATTGGATAAAATTTTCTGTTTCCGATCTGATGCATTGTTCCAGAGCCTTTGTTTGCTGCTCTGTGATATTATATAATGCTGTCTGAGCCCCTGCCTGATTAGCAGATAAATTGACCAGAAAAATCATAGGAGTCAGTGCTGTTATACAGCGGAGAAGGGCCTTTTTCTGTTGTTGTTTCATTCTGTTCCTCCTTTTTACAACCATGTACTCTGTGGATCATAAAATTTTGCTTTTTAGTAAAGGTTATTGATATTGCCTGTGCTTGTCAAAATGTTTTTTGCTCTGGGGTAAATAGGATCTTATCAAACCGTTTTTTCTTGCAAAAATGGGAGAATTACCGGTCGAGTTTGAACTCTTGAGAAAATTTCCTCTATACGGTAAAGAGAATGGGCCTGGCGGGAGCCGTGTCCCGATTGCTACCGGGCTCATTATCTTGTGTTTGTTTAATAAAAAATGCTACAAAGGAAGTCATTATGAAGAAAATCATTCTCCGTGAAGATGAGATGCCCACCAGCTGGTATAATGTTGTGCCGGATATCCCGGGAGGGTTGATGCCGCCGCTGGATCCAGAAACCAAGGAGCCTATTTCTCCGGAAAAATTGGCAGCGGTTTTTCCTATGGGCCTGCTTGAGCAGGAAATGAGTGAGGAGCGTTTTATCGATATCCCTCAAGAGGTTTTAGAGGTCTATAAGATCTGGCGGCCTTCACCGCTGGTGCGGGCCAAGAAGCTGGAAGAGGCCCTGGGAACCAAGGCAAAGATTTTTTTTAAGAACGAGGGTGTGTCGCCGGTGGGTAGCCATAAGCCCAACTCTGCCGTGGCTCAGGCATATTATAATCAGCGTGAAGGCGTGAAACGTCTGGCCACAGAAACCGGGGCAGGGCAGTGGGGTTCTGCACTGTCTCTGGCTACCTCGAAATTCGGGATGGAATGCAAGGTCTTTATGGTTCGCTGCTCCTTCGATCAGAAGCCCTACCGTAAGTCGATAATGCAGACCTTTGGCGCTGATATCGTAGCCAGCCCCAGCGAGGACACCGCCATCGGGCGCCAGATCCTGGCCAAGGATCCCAATACCTCGGGTTCCCTGGCCATTGCCATTTCCGAGGCCCTTGAGGATGCTACCTCCCGTAAAGATACCAACTACGCCTTGGGCTCGGTGCTCAATCATGTTGCCCTCCATCAGACCATCATCGGTCTTGAAGCCAAGAAACAGATGGAAATCGCAGGCCTCTATCCAGACGTGATTGTGGGCTGCTGCGGTGGTGGTTCGAATTTTGCGGGCCTGGTGTCGCCCTTTATCCCGGATTACCTGGACGGGAAGAAAATAGACTTTGTGGGCTATGAGCCTGCCTCCTGTCCTTCCATGACCGCTGGTAAGCTGGCCTATGATTCCGGTGATATCTCCATGATGACCCCCTTGATCTATATGCATACCCTGGGCCATGATTTTATCCCGCCAGGAATCCATGCCGGTGGTCTGCGCTATCATGGCATGGCCCCCATTGTTTCGGCCCTGATCCGCGATAAGATCGTGCGCCCGGAGAGCGTGCATCAGCTGGAATGTTTTGAGGCAGGCGTGCTCTTTGCCCGGACTGAGGGTATCATCCCGGCACCGGAGACCACCCATGCGATTCGCGGAGCGATCATTGAGGCCATGAAGGAGCCTGGTAACCCCAAGAATATTCTCTTTAACTTTTCAGGGCATGGGCTGATCGATATGGCGGCCTATGATTCCTATTTTAATAATGAATTGCATGACTATGCCTTCCCCACCGAGGAAATCGCCGCGAGTCTTGCGTCCTTGCCCAGGGTGGAAAAGTAAGAGAGGCTGGCGTTTAACAAGAAGGTCAGGCCGATTATATCGAGTATTATATCGGCTACTGTGGGGGCGAACTTTGTGTTCGCCTCTGTCTATCGGTCAGATGCCTCCCGGTTGCACGGCTGGGAGGTGCATAATGTCGTACGATGCTGTACGGCTTAGTTTGTTCCCTGTTGCGCAAATGGAGAAGGTGTAGACAAACGGGCGAATTTTTCGTACTCTATTGCCATTGTCTGATGAGATGAAATGAGTTTAAAAGAGATTTTAATCGTGAGCAGCACTCAAAAAATAGCAGCACCCCCATCTGCAAAGACTGAGGAGGAGTCCTCCGGCAACAGCCCCAAGAAAGCACCCAGAAAGCGTTCTTCCAGACGGAAAAAAAGTCCGTCACCGCAGCGTTCTTATGACCATATTCCTATCATTATTTTCCTCTTGGTGATTTTCAGTTTTTCCCTTCTCTGTATCGGCATCGGCCTGACCCATTATCTGGAGCCGGAAAGGGCCGGGATACCGGCTTGCAGCCAGGCACCCTGTGTTTTCTTACCAGGGGCTGCTGTGGCTCAAAAGGGGGGAGGGGAGTAGAAGTCCAGGCGCTCGTTGCTTATTGGGTGGGTAAAGGACAGGCGGGTCGCATGGAGAAACATGGGGTCGCCCATGTTTCCACTCCCGTAGAGGCTATCACCGATGATGGGGCAACCCAACCCTAAGGGGTGGGCCGCATGCAGGCGAAGCTGGTGGGTTCTGCCGGTAAGGGGGGTGAATTCAATCCGGGTCTGGGGAGCCTCCTTGCTTCCGCAGAGGGCAAGGCGCCGCCAGTGGGTGATCCCGAGTTTGCCCTGGACCGGATCATATACCTGATACGGTCGATTATCCGGGTCCAGCCGGAAACGTAGTTCAATCTCTCCACTTTCTTCAGCTACCGCCCCGTCTAAGAGGGCAATGTAGAGCTTCTCCACCTGTCGTTGAGCGAATTGCTGGCTGAGCTGGCGATGGGCCGCTGTGCTTAGGGCCAGGGCCATCAGGCCGGAGGTAGCCATGTCCAGGCGATGAACAGCCGGTTGCGCAATGGCTTCGGGGAATTGCTCTTTCAGGCGGCTGACCACCGAGTCCTGTTTCTCTGGGCCACGTCCAGGGACCGCGAGAAGTCCACCTGGTTTATTGACCACCACCAGATGTTGATCGGCAAAGATATGTTGTAGGGGCAGGTCCTTGTGCCTGCCCGGTGTTACAGGCGCAGAAGCGGGAGCTTGCTTGTTCTGCTTGTCCGGCATGCAAGGGCGAACACAGGGGTTCGCCCCTACAGTATCCGGTACAACAGATGGAGTATTTTCTGTTGAATTTCTCATTGCTAGCCCCTTATTACTCACTTTGGCTCACACCGGGCCACTCTGTATTACCTTGTTCTGCAATAAAAGATCAGATCGGTCGGGCAACTCAAGTCCACAGAGCATGAAGCCGAGGATGGGGTAGCATTTGCTCTGGCAGGAGGAATAGAAATTTCCGTGCTGGCGGGTGCCTGAGGCATTTTCCTTACCCATATAAAACTCGGCCAGCCCGAGGGGCTTAAGATCGTGCAAAATGGCATGCTGGAGTAATTTTGGGGCGCAGCAATCCCCAGTGCCAGTGGGGACCCCTTTATTGGTTGCGAAGATTTTTTCCAGTCCAGCCACTTGGCCGTGAAAATTTCGTAAGCGGTAGAGGCTGTGAATATCCCGCATTAGTTGTTGTGATTTTTCTTTGCGCCTTTGGACAAGCTCCTGCTGGTCCAGGTCATCTGCTACGAGTTGATCGATTTCGCTAGTCATCTCCTTTATTTCTCGTTCTTCCTGGTCCTGAACCTGATGAAAGGTTTTGAGGTCAAAAACCGGATCAACCCAGCCAGGTACCTGCCAGAGTCCATTATACTGGCCGGAAAAGGCCCGGAGATGAACGATCTCGTCATCTGCTGTCTGGGCAACCAGGACGCCGAACATCTTGCCCCGGGCCGGTCCCCAAAGATAGTCAAGAGAGCAGGTGGGATCTGCCTGGGAGATCGGGCAGGTAAAATCAATCCGCCTGGAGCTTTCCAGGATACGCATAAGTTGCAGTGCTGATTCCTGCGCCGGACCTGCTGGCAGGTAATGCTCCTGGCCGCAGGTTCGGCAGAAACCCAGCGCACCGTTCCCTGTTCTATGTTCTTTTTTCTCATTCATTGCAAAGTCCTGAGTCTGATCTTCTCCCCTTGGAACGGGGAGCTCTTGCTTGTTACCAAAAAACAGAAGAATATCTCGGCCGCAGCATGATTGACCTTGAAAAGGGGAAAAGATTAATGCATTTTTCAGGATTCAGGCTATATTAGAGCCGCGTCTACGCGGGGCCTGAGTCGGCCTGAGTCGAGTTTTGCAGGACATTTTTCTTGTCATTGTACGAGATATCGCGTATGCCGCAGAATAAAAATAAAATAAGATGAGATGAATTACCATAAATCGGAGAACACTTCATGTCAAAACAACAAAGCTCCTTTCATCTGAAGGATTTACGGGAAAATCCCCACGTCGAACAGCATAACGGGATCCTGGATCAGTTGGATCTTCCTCCATCCCTGATTGGATTTTTGCAGCAAAATCAACGCAAAATCTGGACCGTGGTTATTATTGTTGCGGCAGTGGTTATTGTTACCTCGCTCTACGATACCTATCGGACCTACTCCTTGAATAAGGCAGCCAAGGCCTATGATGCGGCCTTGCTGCTGGAAGGAGAACAGCGAGTCGCTGCTCTCAACAAGGTGAAAGATGAGTATAGTTCCACGCCGTCCGGGGTTTGGAGTCAGATTCAGCTGGCTCATATAGACCAGGAGGCAGGTAAATATAAAGAGGCTTTGGAGCGGTTGGAAGGCCTGAACAGCGAGCTGGGAGAAGACGACCTGCTGAAGCCCTTGGCCCTGGCCAATCTTGGCGCCCTCTACGAGCAGAATAAGGAGCTGGATAAGGCGGTTGGAGCCTATGAAGCATTGCAAAAGAAACAGGGCTTTGAACCCCTGGCCCTGAGCAGCCTTGGTCGGATTTACGAGACAATGGATAAGAAGGATCAGGCAGTGGCCACGTATCAGCGCTATATGAGCCTGACAGAAAAGAAAGAAGGCGATGCCGGGCCTGCTCCGCAGAATTCTTTGGCCCGTGATATGGTCCAGGCCAGTCTGAATCGTCTGCTGCAATAATATCTGGCAGAGTTCTGTCCATGAAGATTATTCGAACCCCCAAGGAAATGACAGCCTGGTCCAAGGAACAGGCTGTTGCTGGTCAGCGGATCGGCTTTGTTCCCACGATGGGCTATTTTCATGAGGGACATCTTTCTCTGATGCGGCGGGCAGGCGAGTTGGCGGACCTGGTGGTGGTGAGCCTTTTTGTCAATCCTACCCAGTTCGGTCCTAAGGAAGATTTATCCGCCTATCCCAGGGATTTTGAGCGCGACCGGTCCTTGGCCGAGAGCGTGGGTGTGGATGTGATCTTTGTCCCGGAACCTGATGATATGTATCCGGCAGGCTATAATACCACGGTGACGGTGGGGGACGATTTGGCCAGCCAGCTCTGTGGAGCCACCCGTCCAGGACATTTTGCCGGGGTTGCCACGATAGTGAGCAAGCTCTTCAATATCGTGCGACCGGACCTGGCGGTGTTCGGGGAAAAGGATTTCCAGCAGCTGGCAGTGATTCGTCGTATGAGCGAGGATCTGAATCTGGGGGTGGAGATTATCGGTCATCCCATTATCCGTGAGCAAGATGGGCTGGCCATGAGCTCCCGTAATACCTATTTGCAGGCAGAGGAGCGCGAGGCTGCGCTCAGTCTCTCCCGTGCTTTGGCTCTGGCCCGGGAGATGGTTGCCGAGGGCCAGCAAGATGAGGGAAAACTCGTCGCCGCCTTAGAGGAGTTTATCTACTCTTTTGCCGGTACGGCAGTGGATTACATCAGCTTTGTCGATCAGTTCACCCTTCAGCCGGTTGCCGAGGTCAATAAAGATACGGTCTTGGCCTTGGCTGTGAAGATCAACGCCAAGGTGCGTCTGATTGATAATGGGTTTGTGCTTGAGGTTGCAGAGGGAAAGGAGAACTGAGAGCTGTCTCTGGAATAGCGATTAAGCGGGGAAAATGTATGAAATCATTCTCTAAGTGGACGATAGCAGAAGTTGAGGAGACCTTTGGCCTGAGTTTATGCAAAAATTGCGAACTCCTCAATCAATGGCTGGATATAAGTGAAACAGCTCCTCTCGTAGCTGAGGAAGAACAGCTTCTTGCTGAATTTCGTGCCAAATTGCTGGATCATATCTGGGACTGGAATGAATGGGAACTCAAAGGGAAATTTATTTTTCCACTCCTGACAGCGGTTGATTTTGATCAGGAGCTGTATCAGTCTTTTATTGAACGGGAAATTTCTGTTGAGATAGAGGATGACACTCTCTCGGGCATGGTTGATTTTTTTGTTGCCAACGGCAGACGGTATCCCAAACACCCGTATTTTTTTATCCATGAATTTAAAAGAGAGCACGAAGCATCGGGTGATCCCTTGGGCCAGCTCCTCGTCACAATGGTGGCCGCACAAAAATTGAATAACGACGGTAAGCCTGTCTATGGTTGCTATGTGATGGGGCGTCTGTGGTTTTTTGTTGTCCTTGATGGACAGGATTATGCAACCAGTCTGGCCTACGATGCGACCAAAGATGATATTAACGAAATTTTTATTTTATTGAAAAAGTCGAAGACAATTATAGAAGAATTGATTGGACAGCCTCGACAGTGAGCAACTGATGCAGAATATTTTTTCTTCCCTCCCGGTTGATCTGAAAAACGAGCAGTTTGACGAGTTGCTTCAGGCAAAAAATATCCGCATTGAACGAATTGTCTCCAAGGGACATAGTTCGCCGGAGACCGGCTGGTATGACCAGGAAGAACATGAGTGGGTGCTGGTGCTGGAAGGGGCCGGAACTCTTTTGTTTGCAGAGGATAATCAGCAGGTGACCCTGAGAAAAGGAGACTATCTTCATATCCCGGCGCATACAAAGCATAAAGTCATCTGGACAGAACCGGAGGAGCTGACAGTCTGGTTAGCAGTGCATTATTCTGTTGAAGATATCCCTACATAAGGGTAAAAGATGGGATCTTGCGTAAGCAGTGAAGAAACAGTGCAATAAGGAAAGAATATTATGGGCACACCGGCGGAGCTCTTCTGGGGGATTATGTTCGGAGCAATTGGCTCCGGTTTTTTTATCTACGGAAAAAAACAGAACGCCTTTGTTCCACTTGGCGTAGGGGCACTTCTCTGTATCCTCCCGTATCTCATCTCCAATATTTACCTGATGCTTCTTGTCGGATTTCTTTTGATGGCTGTGCCGTATTTTTTCAAAGGATGAGTAACGAGAAAGCCGGTTCCTTTTGCGAACTCATGCGAGCTGATTAAGTCGCGATGTTCACATCTTTTCTTCTGTACAGGAGAAAAATTATTTATACCAGTAGAGTACCATGCAGCGAACAATGCTTAAATCGAAGATCCACCGTGCAACTATTACTGAGGCGGATCTTAATTATGACGGCAGTATAGCCATTGACGAAAATCTCTTAGAGGCCGCAGATATCAGGCCTTTTGAGCGGGTTAAAATTTATAATATCAATAACGGCGAACGCTTTGATACCTATGCTATTCAGGGGGAGCGAGGCTCCGGCATTATCGGATTGAACGGGGCTGCTGCCCGCAAGGGACATACGGGAGACCTGATTATTATCGTGACTTATGCTGAATACGATGAGAGTGAGTTGACCGATTTCGCGCCGAAGATTATCCTTTGCGATGAAAAGAACGGGATTCGGAAGTTGATTGATAAGTAGGGCGGGGATAAGGAGCGGCACCACGGAAGATTTTGCGAGCACAAGCGAGAGGAGGTTATGGAGCTTGGAGATATAGCTGTCGGAGTTATTGGTCTGCTGCTGATATTTATTGGCTATTTATTCCTTGATATAGTTCTCGAATTTTTTGTGCTTGCCCCTGGCTACTTAATATGCCGTCTTCTTTATTCAAAACGTGTTGATCCTGATAATGGGCGTGTAGTGTTTGTCAGTATAGTATTCTGGGGAGCTGTTATCGCCGCAGGACTATATATTTTTCCATATTTTCAAAAGCAATGCGCCATTGATTCTTGTCTTGATTCTGGGGGCCGTTACGATTATCAGCATGAAGTTTGCATTCAATGAATAAAGAGCGAACACTGTGTTTATTGCCCTGATAACTTCCATATAAAAAACGTTATCATCCGGTTGTGATTGTATGAACGTCAATGAATTTGTCTCTATTTGGAAAAAACATGCTGAAAGTCTTTATGATGGTTATACCTGTGGAGATGGAAAAACGGCTGTTTCTAAGCTTCTCTTAAGCTTAAACCTAGATGCAGATGGTGAAAAAAATGTCAAAAAGTTGATAGAGTTTCTTCTTGTAGATACTCATTATACATTTTTGATGGGCCTGGATGGTTCAGCTAATATTGGTGGTGTGCAGCAACATTACAAATTATATGATGAAAATGGTCAGTTAGTATATGAGCCAGGTGATATTGAATCTGAAGCCTATGAACAATTTCAAGAGGATTTTTTGAAATAACTACGGTTCAATGCTGTTGATAAATGTGTTAATTTGCTCCTGCGATACTGGATACTTTTTTCTGGTATCGGATATGTCAGCAATAACAGGATAACTAATATTTAGTGAGGAATAACCATGCCGGGTTTTGAAGTATTCGGAGAAGAGGAAAAACAGCAGGCCCTGGAGGTGTTTGACACCGGTGTCCTGTTTCGCTACGAGTTCGGTGAGCAGCGCAAGGGCGTGTACAAGGTGCGCGAGTTTGAGCAGGCCTTTGCCAAGTACACCGGAGCTGCCCACGCTCAAGCCGTGACCTCGGGAACCGCAGCTCTGAAGGTTGCCCTGACCGCACTCGGTGTGGGGATCGGTGATGAGGTTATTACCCAGGGATTTACCTTTGTTGCCACCTGGGAAGCCATCTTCGATGTCGGGGCTGTGCCGGTCTTCACCGAGGTGGATCAGACCCTGAATATGGATCCGTATGATCTGGAGAAGAAGATCACGGACAAGACCAAGGCTATTATCCCGGTTCACATGCTCGGTGCTCCGGCCCGGATCGTGGAGATCAAGGCCATTGCTGATAAGTATGGCATTCCGGTTCTCGAAGATACGGCTCAGGCAGCTGGCGCACGACTTGCTGGTCAGCATCTCGGCACCTTTGGTCAGTTCGGTACCTTCTCCTTTGACTCGGTCAAGACTATGACCACTGGCGAAGGCGGAATGGTAATCACCAACGATGAAGAATCGTGGCGCAATTGCTCTGAATACCATGATCACGGCCATGACCATGCAGTTAATCCCGGCGGACGCGGCGGGGAAGGGCGCAGTTTTATCGGTTTTAACTACCGGATGATGGAACTGCAAGGTGCTATTGGTCTGGCGCAGCTGGCGAAGCTGGATGGGATGATTGCCTCTCAGCAGAAGAACAAAGCCATCCTGAAAGAGGCTGCTTCCAAGATCGCAGGGGTCAGTTTCCGGGAGATTCTGGATGAAAAAGGAGATTCTGCCACATTTTTCGCCTTTATGCTGCCGGATAAGGAACAGGCTGCCAAGGTAAATCAGGTCCTGCGGGAGAACAAGGCAGGTGCCATCAATTTTGGTGAGAATACCTGGCACTTTTATCCTTCCTGGGAACATTTGCTGGGCGGCAAAACTCTAGCCCATAATGGCTGGCCCTTTGATGCCCACGGCAAGCGTCGTTTTATTTATGATCCAGAGGCGCTGCCTGCCTCGGTTGAATTAATGAGTCGTACCCTGGTTTATCAGGTACCGGTTAATCTGAGTGATGCCCAGCGAGAGACCATGCTGGCAGCCTTGACCAAGGCTGCTGCTCTCTAAGCACCTCGCCTTCTTATGCCGGGTTCCGTAGGGATGATTGCCCGAAAGTTTTGTGGTTTTGCTAGGGGCACGGCGCGCTGTGCCCCTAGGCATGCGGGGAAGGTTGTAGCCCTTGTTTCCTCTCTCTGTCTTTTTTTCATCATCTTGGGGCAGATCAGCTTTGCCACAGGCGCAGATATCAGGAAGTTCTGTGCCCCGGAAACTCGCCCGCCCCAGTCTTTTCAGGTTTTTCTTGTTGTATAGGAAATTATAAAATTTTCCTTTCAACATGTTGTAATTGCGAATAGAGTATTAGCTTAATGAAAAATAAGCTGATAAAATTAATCTTTCGTGATTTTTGGTATGTAGTCTGCGTTGAATTGGCAAGCAGGTACTCAAGCCTTCACTGGGAGTCAATCGTTGAAAATGTAGAAAAAATGATCAACTGTGGAGAGTCTACCAATGGCTATGTCGAGTATATTTGTCCGAATTGTTTTGAAAAAAGAGAGTAGGGTTCACCTGTAAGTGTCGATTCTGTACGTCTTGCGGTAAGCGATACGTCGATGAATGGGTTGAAAAGACAGTGAAAAGTATATTCGACGTAGTTCATCGACATTTAGTGTTTACCATTCCACAAGAACTCCGAAAGATAATTTTTAGTGATCGTATGCTGATCAAGATTATGATGGATTGTGCTTCAAAAGCGGCTGTGGAAGTACTTCAAAGTAAAGGAGTTGATGCTGTTCCGGGAATTCTATTAGTTGTCCATACGTTTGGAAGAGATCTTAAGTTTAATCCGCATGTCCATATGTTAATGACAGAAGGAGGATTAACATCTTCCAATCAGTGGGTTGATATTCCATTTTTGCCATATGGTCTGCTTAGAAAAAATGGCAATATTATTTGCTGACTGAAATAAAGGCTAGCTTGCCGCAAACAAAAGAAAATGTAAGATTCATAGATTACCTGTTTAAAAGCCAACGTAATGGTTTTTATGTAAATGGTAAAAGCAAGATGACATCAGCAAGACATGCAGCTCGATATATTGGTCGCTATATGGCTCGTCCAGCATTGGCAGAGCACAAGATAACGAATTACGATGGTGAGGAAGTAACATTTTGGTATATTGATCATAAAACAGAAGTTAAAGTTACCGAAGCGATTCCAGCCAAAGAGTTCATACAACGATTAATTGACCATATCCCGCTAAAGGGATTCAAGATGGTCCGCCATTATGGGTTATATTCTCGACGTACAAAAACAATCGCGATAGAGATTTTGATGGACTGTAAACGTTTTATCCAGAAGACTTTTGAATTCATGAAAAGTGATTCAAGGTCATTGAGCTGGAGAGAGCGTCTAGTACAGAGTTTCGGGAAAGATCCGTTAACATGTCCAAACTGTAAAGAAAAAATGTTTTTATGGCGGATTTGGCATCCTGACTATGGAGATATCTTTGATCTGAGCAGAGACGGACCTTTTGTGGAAAGCAAGAGTAAACAAGAATGCAACAAGAGAAACTCTTCGGGTCGGCAGGTTAAGTGGATACCGCAATTGCTTCCGTTTTAATCCGCCCGTAGGGCGTTTTGTTCCTTCAAATATTACTTCGCAACAGGCAGCCCTCCAGCGCAATGCAACCCTCCAGGAGGGAAGGCTTCTCTTTAGTGCAAAGGAAGGCGATGCCCTTTTTTACCCAAGTCAACTGGCACCAGGAGATTGTGTGCTGGTCAATCCTCAGGAAGTCATGCGGCTTGCGGCAGAGGAGGTTACTCCGACATCCGGTTCATCCAGAGCGCACGAGCAAGCGCAAAAGACAAGCTTTTTTCCGGTGGTGTTGTTTGTTCAGAGAAATAAATCCAAACAGTATGGCTTGATCGCTGAGAAGGTGTTGCGCCAGTTGCAACCTGTGCGG is drawn from Candidatus Electrothrix aestuarii and contains these coding sequences:
- a CDS encoding DegT/DnrJ/EryC1/StrS family aminotransferase, giving the protein MPGFEVFGEEEKQQALEVFDTGVLFRYEFGEQRKGVYKVREFEQAFAKYTGAAHAQAVTSGTAALKVALTALGVGIGDEVITQGFTFVATWEAIFDVGAVPVFTEVDQTLNMDPYDLEKKITDKTKAIIPVHMLGAPARIVEIKAIADKYGIPVLEDTAQAAGARLAGQHLGTFGQFGTFSFDSVKTMTTGEGGMVITNDEESWRNCSEYHDHGHDHAVNPGGRGGEGRSFIGFNYRMMELQGAIGLAQLAKLDGMIASQQKNKAILKEAASKIAGVSFREILDEKGDSATFFAFMLPDKEQAAKVNQVLRENKAGAINFGENTWHFYPSWEHLLGGKTLAHNGWPFDAHGKRRFIYDPEALPASVELMSRTLVYQVPVNLSDAQRETMLAALTKAAAL
- a CDS encoding transposase — protein: MFTIPQELRKIIFSDRMLIKIMMDCASKAAVEVLQSKGVDAVPGILLVVHTFGRDLKFNPHVHMLMTEGGLTSSNQWVDIPFLPYGLLRKNGNIIC
- a CDS encoding transposase, whose product is MLTEIKASLPQTKENVRFIDYLFKSQRNGFYVNGKSKMTSARHAARYIGRYMARPALAEHKITNYDGEEVTFWYIDHKTEVKVTEAIPAKEFIQRLIDHIPLKGFKMVRHYGLYSRRTKTIAIEILMDCKRFIQKTFEFMKSDSRSLSWRERLVQSFGKDPLTCPNCKEKMFLWRIWHPDYGDIFDLSRDGPFVESKSKQECNKRNSSGRQVKWIPQLLPF